CTGTACGGCGAAGGCCTCGGCGTAGGTGATCTCGCCGGGTGCCTCCCCGCCCGTCGACGACCCGTGGACCAGGTCGGCCCGCACCCCGCCCGGGTTCATCAGGGCGATCCGGGCCCCGCCGCGCTCCGGTGCGGCGGTCGCGGCGAGTTGGGCGTCGGCGACGAGGTTCGCCAGGTCGGACTCGGTGTCGCGGGTCTCGGAGCGGGTGATGTCGGCGGTGACGCTGCCGACGACCCGGTTGGCCAGCGGCGCCGACAGGGCCTTCCACTTGTCGATGACGGCACTCTGATCGGCGTCCTTGGCGCCGGTGCGGGTGACGAGGTGGTTCATCGCGGCGACCTGGTCCCGTACGACATCTCCGGTACGGCGGTCCACCGGCAGCCGGGTCTCGGTGACGACCCGGCCGAACGACGAGGCCGAGGTGACCAGGCGGGGATTACCGGCCGGGTCGGGCAGGGAGCAGATGTACGGCTGGTGGGTGTGGCCGGTCACCACGGTGTCGATCGCCGGGTCGAGGTTCTTGGCGATGTCCACGATCGGGCCGGAGATGCCGTCGCACTGACCGTACGATCCGGCCTGCACTCCGCCCTGGTGCAGCAGGACGACGATCGCCTCCACTCCCTGGCGGCGCAGTTCGCGGGCGGAGGCGTTCGCGGTCTGTACCTCGTCGAGGAAGCGGACGGACTTGATGCCGGACTGGCCGGTGACCTCGGGGGTGCCCTCCAAGGTCATGCCGATGAAGCCGACCTTCACCCCGTCCACCTTCTTCACCCAGGTGGGCGCCAGGAGGGGCTTGCCTGAGGCGCGGTCGATGACGTTGGCGGCCAGCCAGGGGAACTGGGCGCCGTCGTACGGCTCGTCCTTGATGAAGCAGCCGTCCTCGGGGTGGCAGCCCCCGTGTTGCATGCGCAGCAGTTCCTCGGTGCCCTCGTCCAACTCGTGGTTGCCGACGCTGGTGACGTCCAGGTGCAGCTTCTCCATGGATTCGACGGTGGGTTCGTCGTGGAAGAGGCCGGAGAGGAAGGGGCTGGCGCCGATGATGTCGCCCGCGGCGACGGTCAGCGAGGTGCCGGTGCCCTGCCGGAGTTGCCCGAGCCGGGCCGCGAGGTATTCGGCGCCGCCGACCGGCGTGGTCTTCGGGTCGAGCTTGGAGCCGAGGTTGGCGTCGCGTCCGGTGGGCGGCTCCAGGTTGCCGTGGAAGTCGTTGAAGGACAGCAGCTGGACGTCGACGGTGGAGGGCGGCTGCTGAGTCGTGGGGAAGGTGCGGGTGTACGAGATCCACAGCCGGACGTCGGCCGCGTCCGTACGGCCGTTGCCGTCGAGGTCTCCGGCCGCGCCGGCGGTCGGGACGACCGCCAGGTCCTTGGCGCTGACGGCGCCGTCGCCGTTGACGTCCGGAGTGCGGGTGGCGAGGAGATCCGGCCGGACCGACAGCAGGTGGAACTTCGTGACGCTGCCGTTGAAGCCGAAGTTGTCGTCGGCGACGAGGACGAGTGAGCGGGAGCCGTCGGGCAGCCGCGGGCCCCAGGTGATGCCCTCGACGTTGTCGGCGTCGGTGCCGGAGGTGGTGAAGTCGTACAGCAGCCTCTTCGGCATGGGCCTCTCGGTGCCGGACAGGGCTTCCTTGCCGCCCACGTCCGTCGCGCCGATGGTGCTGGTCCAGTAGAGGCGGATGGAGAAGCCGACACCGGAGGCGAAGGAGCGTTCGACGGTGAGGTAGTCGGTGTCGTTGATCGCGAGGATCTCGGAGACGCCCCGGTCCGCCGAGTACGTGCCGACCGGGGCGGGCAGGGGGGCGGTGGGCGCGTCGGAGATCGGGTCGACCTCGTAGACGTGCTCGGCCTCCGGCTGCCCTGTCCGACGGTCCATCAGCAGCAGGCGGGACGGGCTCTTGACCGTCAGCCCGGCCGCGGGGCCGTCCTGCACGAGGGCGTTCTCGGTGATGGTGGCCACCGTGCGCCCGTCCGGGGAGAGGGTGAGCCCTTCCAGGGCCTGGTTGTTGCGCACCCCGGCGGTGAGTGTGCCCGAGGCCGACCGGACGGGGGCGTACGCCTTGGGCAGCGGCAGTTCGCGTACGTACCCGCCGGAGGTGGCCGCCTCGCGGACGAAGGCGGGCTGCCCGGCCGAAGAGGCGCCCTCGCTGGTCCACAGCAGGCTCTCGCCGCCCGAGGTCCAGCGGATCGCCTCGGGGTCGACCGCCTTGGGGGCGAAGGGTTCGCCGGTGGTGTCGGCGAGGACGGTCAGGGCGTCGAGGGCGGGCTTGTCGCCGGCGAAGGCCGCACCGTCGATCGGCAGTCGGAGGGTGTAGAAGCGGGCCTTGCCGTTCTCCGAGCGGTCGTCGCTGAGGGCGACGTACTCGCCGGACCGCGGGTCGTAGTCGATGCCGGACAAGCCGCCGAACGGCATGCCGAACTCCGTCGTCCCGGCGGGGACGGTGAGGGTGTCGAGGAGCCGGACGTCCTGCGCCTTCCCGGAGGCTTCCGCCTCCGGTTCTGCCGCGAAGCCGTTCGTCAGGGCCAGGCTGCCCAGGAGTCCGGTCGCTGCGAGGGAGGCGAGGAGCGCACGTCTGCGGCGGCGCGAGGGGGGTCTGTGTCGCATGGGTGTCCTTCCAAAGGGGGGCATCACATGGGCGTGCGGGCATGGCTCGCCGACCCGCACGCTCGGCAAGGTGCGGACGGGTGGGAAAGTCCAGCGAGAGGGGAGTGACGAGGCGTCAGAGTGAGGCAGCGGCCGGCACGGCACGGCCCCGGCGCTTGCGCCGCCACGCGTACAGCGCGAGGGCGACCAGCGTCATCGCGTACGGGATCGTCGACACCAGCTGCGGCGGCACGTCGAGGGTGCCGAGTTGCACGGCCAG
The nucleotide sequence above comes from Streptomyces sp. NL15-2K. Encoded proteins:
- a CDS encoding esterase-like activity of phytase family protein, with protein sequence MRHRPPSRRRRRALLASLAATGLLGSLALTNGFAAEPEAEASGKAQDVRLLDTLTVPAGTTEFGMPFGGLSGIDYDPRSGEYVALSDDRSENGKARFYTLRLPIDGAAFAGDKPALDALTVLADTTGEPFAPKAVDPEAIRWTSGGESLLWTSEGASSAGQPAFVREAATSGGYVRELPLPKAYAPVRSASGTLTAGVRNNQALEGLTLSPDGRTVATITENALVQDGPAAGLTVKSPSRLLLMDRRTGQPEAEHVYEVDPISDAPTAPLPAPVGTYSADRGVSEILAINDTDYLTVERSFASGVGFSIRLYWTSTIGATDVGGKEALSGTERPMPKRLLYDFTTSGTDADNVEGITWGPRLPDGSRSLVLVADDNFGFNGSVTKFHLLSVRPDLLATRTPDVNGDGAVSAKDLAVVPTAGAAGDLDGNGRTDAADVRLWISYTRTFPTTQQPPSTVDVQLLSFNDFHGNLEPPTGRDANLGSKLDPKTTPVGGAEYLAARLGQLRQGTGTSLTVAAGDIIGASPFLSGLFHDEPTVESMEKLHLDVTSVGNHELDEGTEELLRMQHGGCHPEDGCFIKDEPYDGAQFPWLAANVIDRASGKPLLAPTWVKKVDGVKVGFIGMTLEGTPEVTGQSGIKSVRFLDEVQTANASARELRRQGVEAIVVLLHQGGVQAGSYGQCDGISGPIVDIAKNLDPAIDTVVTGHTHQPYICSLPDPAGNPRLVTSASSFGRVVTETRLPVDRRTGDVVRDQVAAMNHLVTRTGAKDADQSAVIDKWKALSAPLANRVVGSVTADITRSETRDTESDLANLVADAQLAATAAPERGGARIALMNPGGVRADLVHGSSTGGEAPGEITYAEAFAVQPFAGSLVSVNLTGAQIEKILEEQFNDSGTRAPTLMLGVSKGLTYSFSHTAPVGDRIDPASIALNGEPLRPDATYRVTANTFLAAGGDGFTTFAEGTDTVGGGDDIAALTDYLTAHSPVAPPGTDRVTELP